A single genomic interval of Zobellia nedashkovskayae harbors:
- a CDS encoding DUF4442 domain-containing protein, whose amino-acid sequence MSFYSNLSDFGSRFVGKHIIFKHGFNLSPMYRRSTARIKHVSEDLRKVTIKLPISYKNRNYVSTIFGGSLFSAVDPIPMTQLINILGNDFVVWDKSAEIAFKRPAKEDVYADFEYNQEEIDEIKLRVAQEDEIDIVKTTRLMNAERNTVFCEVKKTIYIADKAHYKKKRALAKAKKSEGKL is encoded by the coding sequence ATGTCATTTTACAGCAACTTATCGGATTTCGGTTCACGTTTTGTAGGCAAGCATATCATTTTTAAACATGGTTTTAATCTTTCGCCTATGTACCGCAGAAGCACTGCTAGAATAAAGCATGTTTCTGAGGATCTTAGAAAGGTTACCATTAAGTTGCCTATCAGTTATAAAAACCGAAATTACGTAAGCACCATCTTTGGAGGGAGTCTCTTTTCAGCAGTAGACCCTATACCCATGACTCAACTAATCAATATTCTTGGTAATGATTTTGTTGTTTGGGATAAATCAGCAGAGATAGCTTTTAAAAGACCTGCAAAGGAGGATGTTTATGCAGATTTTGAATACAACCAAGAGGAAATAGACGAAATAAAGTTAAGAGTAGCACAGGAAGATGAGATAGACATTGTAAAGACTACGCGCTTAATGAACGCCGAGCGGAATACTGTTTTCTGTGAAGTGAAAAAAACAATCTATATAGCGGATAAGGCCCACTATAAAAAGAAACGAGCGCTGGCAAAAGCAAAGAAAAGCGAAGGGAAATTATAG
- a CDS encoding Gfo/Idh/MocA family protein, translated as MKTNPRRKFLKQTSKTVAAGMVFSHLPVFSNVNVLGQQKIKLGLVGCGGRGTGAIFQALTASKSVELVAMGDVFQHELDNSFQRVSIDFPEQVNVPRERKFLGLEAYKNVIDECDAVILATPPGFRPDHFEYAIASGKHVFLEKPLAVDGPGYRKVIETGKLATEKKLNVVVGLQFRYEIALNKMVEKIHAGDIGDVLSMDVYYNVGMATVHPRKPGQTELEYQISNWHYFNWLWGGQLAGQAIHQIDVVNWIKKDYPIKASGMGGRAMLKGPDHGEIFDHHYVEYEYADGTKLHVQCRQMDNCANRLGFNIQGSKGKADERFQMVDLEGNSLWRYRDKDDPSSSQIEQDEFIGAILGNKPYVNNTKYGAESSMTTIMGRMAIESGKIIDLEKAKASNLSIVPSELSWDMKMPNAPLEDGNYAIPKPGIPVL; from the coding sequence ATGAAAACTAATCCACGGAGAAAATTTTTAAAACAAACTTCTAAAACAGTAGCAGCCGGTATGGTGTTTAGTCATCTTCCCGTTTTTTCAAATGTTAATGTCTTGGGGCAGCAAAAAATAAAATTGGGTTTAGTGGGTTGTGGAGGTCGTGGTACTGGGGCAATATTTCAAGCTTTAACGGCGTCAAAATCTGTAGAGTTAGTAGCAATGGGGGACGTTTTTCAACATGAGTTGGATAATAGTTTTCAAAGAGTTTCTATAGATTTCCCCGAACAAGTCAATGTACCGCGAGAACGTAAGTTTTTGGGATTAGAAGCGTACAAAAATGTTATTGATGAGTGTGATGCGGTAATTTTGGCTACACCACCTGGTTTTAGACCTGATCATTTTGAATATGCCATAGCATCTGGCAAACATGTTTTTCTAGAAAAACCATTAGCTGTTGATGGTCCTGGATATAGAAAAGTGATAGAAACCGGAAAATTGGCAACGGAGAAGAAGTTAAACGTTGTAGTTGGGTTACAATTCCGTTATGAAATTGCACTAAATAAAATGGTGGAAAAAATTCATGCAGGTGATATTGGAGACGTTCTTTCTATGGACGTTTATTATAACGTTGGTATGGCTACCGTACATCCACGAAAACCAGGTCAAACAGAATTGGAATATCAAATTAGTAATTGGCATTATTTTAATTGGTTATGGGGCGGTCAACTTGCCGGTCAGGCCATTCACCAAATTGATGTAGTTAATTGGATTAAAAAAGATTACCCCATTAAAGCAAGTGGAATGGGAGGTAGGGCAATGCTTAAAGGGCCGGACCATGGAGAGATATTTGACCATCATTATGTAGAATATGAGTATGCCGATGGTACAAAACTACATGTACAGTGTAGACAAATGGATAATTGTGCCAATAGACTGGGCTTTAATATTCAGGGTTCTAAAGGTAAGGCAGATGAACGTTTTCAGATGGTTGATTTAGAAGGAAATTCGCTTTGGAGATATAGAGACAAAGATGATCCATCATCTTCACAGATTGAACAGGATGAATTTATAGGAGCAATTTTAGGAAACAAACCCTATGTGAACAATACTAAGTACGGAGCAGAAAGTTCAATGACGACTATCATGGGTAGAATGGCAATTGAATCTGGTAAAATTATTGATTTGGAAAAGGCGAAAGCGTCTAATTTAAGTATAGTGCCTTCCGAATTATCTTGGGATATGAAAATGCCTAATGCACCATTAGAAGATGGTAATTATGCGATTCCAAAGCCGGGAATTCCTGTATTGTAA
- a CDS encoding dihydrodipicolinate synthase family protein: protein MNTLDPVLKKLLHQGTVIPAHPLALTEGRELDEKRQRLLTRYYMASGAGGIAIGVHTTQFQIRDPKINLYKKVLQLAIEEIEIANLDRPFIKVAGVSGNTEQAVTEAKICAELGYDIVLVSTNGLGDWSEEALLERATKIAQVIPVFGFYLQPAVGGRVLSYNFWKAFAEIKNVEAIKMAPFNRYQTLEVVRAVCASSRCDEIVLYTGNDDNIVADLLTTYNVTIEGKVIKKDIVGGLLGHWAVWTNKAVTLLEEIHKVKQSGGTISKELMSLNIAVTDTNAAFFDATNNFEGCIAGLHEVLRRQGLLKGIWCLDEAEKLSTGQNEEISRVYNDYPHLNDDDFVRDNIENWLKGL from the coding sequence ATGAATACTTTAGACCCCGTATTAAAAAAATTGTTGCATCAAGGTACTGTAATTCCTGCTCATCCCTTGGCATTGACAGAAGGTCGTGAGCTAGACGAGAAACGTCAACGATTGTTAACAAGATATTATATGGCTTCAGGTGCAGGAGGTATTGCAATTGGGGTACATACAACACAGTTCCAAATACGAGACCCAAAAATCAATCTATATAAAAAGGTATTACAACTGGCGATAGAGGAAATTGAAATAGCCAATTTAGACAGACCATTTATAAAAGTAGCCGGTGTTAGCGGGAATACGGAACAAGCCGTAACCGAAGCTAAAATCTGTGCAGAATTAGGTTATGATATTGTTTTGGTAAGTACTAATGGCTTAGGAGATTGGTCAGAAGAGGCACTATTGGAACGAGCAACTAAAATTGCCCAAGTTATACCGGTATTTGGATTTTATCTGCAACCAGCTGTAGGAGGACGAGTTTTGAGTTATAATTTTTGGAAAGCTTTTGCTGAAATCAAGAATGTAGAAGCTATAAAAATGGCACCGTTTAATAGGTATCAAACTTTAGAAGTGGTACGTGCCGTTTGCGCTTCATCACGTTGTGATGAAATTGTATTATACACGGGTAATGATGACAATATAGTAGCTGACCTTTTAACGACTTATAATGTGACTATTGAAGGTAAAGTCATCAAAAAAGATATTGTAGGGGGATTACTGGGGCATTGGGCCGTTTGGACTAATAAAGCTGTTACGCTTTTGGAGGAAATTCATAAAGTAAAACAATCCGGCGGAACGATATCTAAAGAATTAATGTCATTGAATATTGCAGTAACGGACACTAATGCAGCATTTTTTGATGCGACCAATAATTTTGAAGGGTGTATAGCAGGTCTTCATGAAGTATTGAGAAGACAAGGTCTTCTAAAAGGAATTTGGTGTTTAGATGAAGCGGAAAAATTATCTACAGGTCAGAATGAAGAGATAAGTAGAGTTTATAATGACTATCCGCATTTAAATGATGATGATTTTGTTAGAGATAATATAGAAAATTGGTTGAAAGGCCTTTAA
- a CDS encoding NAD-dependent epimerase/dehydratase family protein, which translates to MIATIAELEEQLSKPSKRLIEDISKIEGDIMILGLGGKMGPTLAKLAKRAIDAAGSTKKVIGASRFSNQNLFQELTDYGIECIKVDLLDDEALMKLPKVKNVIYMAGNKFGTSGNEHFTWAMNAYLPGRVSERYKESKIVVFSTGNIYPFVPIDSGGAKEEVKPSPIGEYAQSCLGRERVFEHFSVKNGTEMLLYRLNYALDLRYGVLLEVAKAVIEQKPINLSMGFANVIWQGDANEYAIRSLLHCESPARKLNVTGPETISIQWLAEEFGKLLKVEPIFENKPAETALLNNSNGAYSLFGNPRTSLQDMIKWTANWVKIGGEQLGKPTHFQERKGDF; encoded by the coding sequence ATGATAGCTACAATAGCCGAATTAGAGGAACAACTCTCTAAACCTTCAAAACGATTAATAGAAGATATCAGTAAAATTGAAGGAGACATAATGATTTTAGGTTTGGGGGGAAAGATGGGGCCTACCCTGGCAAAGCTTGCTAAAAGAGCAATTGATGCTGCAGGAAGCACTAAAAAAGTAATTGGCGCTTCTCGCTTTTCAAATCAAAATCTATTTCAAGAATTGACAGATTATGGTATTGAATGTATCAAGGTAGATTTATTGGATGATGAAGCCTTGATGAAGCTCCCAAAGGTTAAAAACGTTATTTATATGGCGGGTAATAAATTTGGTACATCGGGTAATGAGCATTTTACTTGGGCAATGAACGCTTACCTTCCTGGTAGAGTTTCGGAAAGATATAAGGAATCAAAAATAGTTGTTTTTTCTACCGGTAATATATATCCGTTTGTGCCTATTGACAGTGGAGGAGCTAAAGAAGAAGTGAAACCTTCGCCAATTGGTGAATATGCCCAATCTTGTTTAGGTCGTGAACGTGTTTTTGAACATTTTTCCGTTAAAAACGGAACAGAAATGCTATTGTATCGGTTAAATTATGCACTTGATCTTAGGTACGGGGTTTTGTTAGAAGTTGCAAAGGCGGTGATTGAACAAAAACCAATAAATTTAAGTATGGGATTTGCCAATGTTATTTGGCAAGGCGATGCCAATGAGTATGCTATACGTTCCCTTTTACATTGTGAATCACCAGCTAGAAAATTAAACGTGACCGGGCCGGAAACCATATCCATACAATGGTTGGCAGAAGAATTTGGTAAATTACTTAAGGTAGAACCTATTTTTGAAAATAAGCCTGCAGAGACAGCATTGCTAAATAATTCAAACGGGGCTTATAGTTTATTTGGAAATCCCAGGACCTCACTGCAAGATATGATAAAGTGGACAGCTAATTGGGTCAAAATTGGAGGGGAACAATTAGGTAAACCTACGCATTTCCAAGAACGAAAAGGAGATTTTTAA
- a CDS encoding Nramp family divalent metal transporter — protein sequence MTDRKKKNILGLIGPGFITAALVLGPGSLAIGSKIGANYEFRLLWVVPICILFMAAFTIVSTRIGLSSKQTLIELIREKYSNTICIVIGVGLFIVAASFQAGNSIGAGMVFGEMFNVSPVPWIIAFSVIAIILLFFKSFFKILEKIMIGMVVLMLISFVLTLIISKPNISLLIQQFNFELPSGSEFLALALVASSFSIAGAFYQSYLVQEKGWDKSESKSHERESLSGVFILGIITATVMLVAASVLYPQGIQVNSAAEMGKALEPIFGSYATVIFMFGLFAASFSSLIGNATLGGVLLSDALNIGRKLESQKVRYVIMSVILIGAAVAIIFGNLPIQLIIMAQGFTIIVVPVIGFMIFMIARDRAAKHFFKLSTTLNIIMILGLAMLVLLAGANTYNIFIK from the coding sequence ATGACAGATAGGAAAAAGAAGAATATACTTGGTTTAATAGGTCCGGGCTTTATTACTGCAGCTTTAGTTTTGGGACCAGGTAGTTTAGCAATAGGTTCTAAAATTGGGGCTAACTATGAATTTAGGTTACTTTGGGTAGTGCCTATTTGTATTCTTTTTATGGCGGCTTTCACCATAGTTTCTACTCGAATAGGGTTAAGCTCAAAACAAACACTTATTGAACTGATACGTGAAAAATATAGCAATACAATTTGTATTGTTATTGGTGTTGGTCTTTTTATAGTAGCAGCTTCTTTTCAGGCAGGTAACTCAATAGGCGCTGGTATGGTGTTTGGTGAAATGTTTAATGTATCGCCTGTGCCATGGATAATTGCATTTTCCGTTATTGCTATTATTTTACTGTTTTTTAAATCTTTTTTTAAGATTCTAGAGAAAATTATGATTGGTATGGTTGTTTTAATGCTGATTTCATTTGTACTAACCCTAATAATTTCAAAGCCTAATATTTCACTTTTAATACAGCAATTTAATTTTGAATTACCAAGTGGCTCGGAATTTTTGGCTCTGGCTTTAGTGGCTTCCAGTTTTTCAATTGCAGGAGCATTCTATCAGTCGTATCTCGTCCAAGAAAAAGGATGGGATAAGAGTGAGTCCAAGTCACATGAAAGAGAAAGTTTATCCGGCGTATTTATTCTGGGAATAATAACGGCAACAGTTATGTTAGTCGCTGCTTCAGTACTTTATCCGCAGGGAATTCAGGTTAATTCTGCTGCCGAAATGGGTAAAGCGTTAGAACCAATATTTGGAAGTTATGCCACGGTAATATTTATGTTCGGTTTGTTTGCAGCTTCTTTTTCTTCCTTAATCGGGAACGCAACTTTGGGCGGTGTTTTATTATCCGATGCTCTAAATATTGGCAGAAAGTTAGAGTCCCAAAAAGTACGCTATGTGATAATGTCAGTCATATTGATCGGTGCAGCTGTTGCTATAATTTTTGGAAATTTACCCATACAGCTTATAATTATGGCTCAAGGTTTTACTATCATAGTTGTTCCTGTAATAGGGTTTATGATTTTTATGATTGCGCGGGATAGAGCGGCAAAACACTTTTTTAAATTAAGTACAACATTGAATATTATTATGATTTTAGGATTGGCAATGCTAGTGCTATTAGCAGGTGCGAATACCTATAATATATTTATTAAATAA
- a CDS encoding glycoside hydrolase family 28 protein: MMKILRISLLVLIFGFVSNNAYAELDCPIQSDGYNITDYGAKGDGEFLNTKSIQKAIDACVANGGGKVIIPSGIFKSGSILLKSNVELHFEHNSVLLSSINVTDFPLQPMPIYRSHKDQLGGFNALIYAEGQENIALTGSGTIDGQGPLHTPMPNPYAGDVDGRPRNILLISCKNIKIDGLRMLNASIWNQHYLDCEDLFISNIYVYSHGSRNNDGIDIDGCRRVVLSNSIIDSDDDGIVLKSTGAAACEDIAITNCVVSSFCNAIKAGTETTGGFKNVSISNCVIKPSKEKGKPIWDTPRIGVSGLSLMIVDGGTLVGFTVNNLTIHGTESPIYIRLGNRARPHTPGAVVNNIGEVKNISISNVVAYNAGTWGSSITGLEGHPIKNISLNNIQLFSKGGLKMGDFSTTVEEDEKGYPHAITYGNLPSHTLYVRHAENISLNNVTIGTESPDSRFPIIVDDVDGLQVRNIVWKNADGTKPLVKGKGIRNHAVEAPLGWTDGDYFDLMDK; this comes from the coding sequence ATGATGAAAATATTACGCATTAGCTTATTAGTTTTAATTTTTGGCTTCGTTTCTAATAACGCATATGCAGAATTAGACTGCCCAATACAAAGTGATGGCTACAACATTACCGATTATGGTGCAAAAGGTGATGGGGAGTTTTTAAACACAAAATCCATTCAAAAAGCAATTGATGCCTGCGTTGCTAATGGAGGAGGAAAAGTGATTATACCTTCTGGAATTTTTAAATCGGGTTCTATTCTTTTAAAAAGTAATGTTGAACTACATTTTGAACATAACTCCGTTTTACTTTCAAGTATTAACGTTACCGATTTCCCTTTACAACCCATGCCAATATACCGATCTCATAAAGACCAACTTGGAGGATTTAATGCCCTTATTTATGCCGAAGGCCAAGAAAACATAGCTTTGACCGGTAGTGGAACAATAGACGGACAAGGCCCGCTTCATACTCCTATGCCCAACCCTTATGCAGGTGATGTTGATGGAAGACCTAGAAATATACTTTTAATTTCCTGCAAGAATATTAAAATAGACGGCTTACGGATGCTCAATGCATCCATTTGGAACCAACATTATCTTGACTGCGAAGACTTATTTATCTCTAACATTTACGTCTACAGTCATGGAAGCAGAAATAACGATGGCATTGATATTGACGGATGCCGCCGTGTTGTTCTCTCAAATAGTATTATTGATTCTGATGATGACGGTATCGTTTTAAAGAGTACAGGGGCAGCTGCTTGTGAAGATATTGCTATTACAAATTGCGTAGTCAGTAGTTTTTGCAATGCCATAAAAGCAGGTACCGAAACCACTGGTGGCTTTAAAAATGTTTCCATAAGTAACTGTGTCATCAAACCTTCAAAAGAAAAAGGTAAACCTATTTGGGATACGCCTCGTATAGGTGTATCCGGCCTTTCTCTTATGATTGTAGATGGTGGCACGTTGGTAGGTTTTACCGTAAATAATTTAACTATTCACGGTACAGAATCTCCTATTTACATTCGTTTGGGAAATAGGGCAAGGCCTCATACGCCCGGTGCTGTGGTCAACAATATTGGAGAAGTAAAAAATATTTCAATCAGTAATGTAGTGGCTTACAATGCGGGTACTTGGGGTTCTTCTATTACAGGACTTGAAGGACATCCAATTAAAAATATCTCTTTGAACAACATTCAGCTTTTCTCTAAAGGCGGACTTAAAATGGGAGATTTTAGTACTACTGTTGAAGAAGATGAAAAAGGGTATCCGCATGCAATTACGTACGGTAATTTACCAAGTCATACATTGTATGTTAGGCATGCAGAAAACATATCCTTAAACAATGTTACCATTGGAACAGAGTCACCAGATTCAAGGTTTCCTATCATAGTAGATGATGTAGATGGCCTTCAAGTAAGAAATATAGTCTGGAAAAATGCGGATGGAACAAAACCATTGGTTAAAGGAAAAGGAATTCGTAATCATGCCGTTGAAGCCCCATTAGGATGGACAGACGGAGATTACTTTGACTTAATGGATAAGTAG
- a CDS encoding glycoside hydrolase family 117 protein codes for MKNIISLFLLLFVLSTCKAQSEKQVVEPTEKQEGFPFVLPKEKPNRKMSAAMERIYTDYEAPQPQHNELFSQFKYTELKGFDYNGHDGTITRRDPSKTLLHNGKYYVWYTYRNTSTAPRGADMSNDTIPSSDWDLSEIWYATSTDGFTWEEQGVAIKRPQKPMVGWRSVTTTDILEWKGKYYLYYQGFMEASGKRGDDCPVAVSYADSPEGPWTPYNKIVIENGKEGEWDQYSIHDPYPLVHNGKVYIYYKSDFGEKPDKVRMQGLAIADSPLGPFKKHPLNPVITSGHETSLFPFRKGVAALVYKDGPEHNTIQFAEDWVNFEIASITELMPYAAAPHVPDAFTNTEDGRGITWGLAHFINLGGKGEFHSKLVRFDCDLSLDIHDEEMKEHRVKHKPDVYFRQGLSKKQKERIQSESLKN; via the coding sequence ATGAAGAATATAATTTCCTTATTTCTGTTGCTTTTTGTGCTAAGCACATGCAAAGCACAATCTGAAAAGCAAGTAGTAGAACCTACTGAAAAGCAAGAAGGTTTCCCTTTTGTATTACCAAAAGAAAAACCCAATAGAAAAATGAGTGCTGCTATGGAGCGCATTTATACGGACTATGAAGCCCCGCAACCACAGCACAACGAGCTGTTTAGTCAGTTTAAGTATACGGAGTTAAAAGGATTTGATTATAACGGTCACGATGGTACAATTACAAGAAGAGATCCATCAAAAACACTTTTACATAATGGGAAGTACTATGTATGGTATACGTATAGGAACACTTCTACAGCGCCAAGGGGAGCAGATATGAGCAATGATACTATTCCGTCTTCAGATTGGGATTTATCGGAAATTTGGTATGCTACTTCTACAGATGGTTTTACTTGGGAAGAACAAGGTGTGGCTATTAAAAGACCCCAAAAGCCTATGGTGGGTTGGCGGTCTGTAACCACTACGGATATTTTAGAATGGAAAGGAAAGTATTACCTCTATTACCAAGGTTTCATGGAGGCCAGTGGTAAAAGAGGGGACGATTGTCCTGTTGCAGTTTCTTATGCAGATTCACCAGAAGGCCCTTGGACGCCTTATAACAAGATTGTGATTGAAAACGGAAAAGAAGGAGAATGGGACCAGTATTCAATTCATGATCCCTATCCGTTAGTACATAATGGTAAGGTCTATATTTATTATAAATCAGACTTTGGTGAAAAGCCGGATAAGGTACGCATGCAAGGACTTGCTATAGCGGATAGTCCCTTAGGGCCATTTAAGAAGCACCCGTTGAATCCTGTGATAACCTCGGGGCATGAAACCTCATTGTTTCCTTTTAGAAAGGGAGTAGCGGCTTTGGTGTATAAAGATGGTCCAGAGCATAATACAATTCAATTTGCAGAAGACTGGGTTAATTTTGAAATTGCTTCGATAACGGAATTGATGCCTTATGCCGCTGCGCCCCATGTGCCGGATGCTTTTACGAATACAGAGGATGGTCGTGGGATTACTTGGGGCTTGGCCCATTTTATTAATTTAGGAGGAAAAGGTGAATTCCATTCAAAACTGGTGCGTTTTGATTGTGATTTAAGCTTGGATATACACGATGAAGAAATGAAAGAGCACCGGGTTAAACATAAACCTGACGTGTACTTCAGACAGGGATTAAGTAAAAAACAGAAGGAACGTATACAATCTGAGAGTTTAAAGAACTAA
- a CDS encoding arylsulfatase, with protein MNRFRHTALMLLVALFVTKGFAQEEKPPNVILVMTDDQGIGDLGCHGNPWIKTPNIDKFYKQAVRMTDFHVSPMCTPTRAALMTGRYPVNNGTWATYKGRDALAENANTMADVFKKNGYKTAMFGKWHLGDNYPSRPTDSGFDVALHHKAGGVGELSDYWGNSYNDDVYYVNNEPKQFSGYCTDVWFQEAMGFMDKNKDAPFFLYLPTNAPHSPFIVTEKYAAPYRHLVGDKIVGAEFYGMITNIDENFGKLEAYLKEKKLADNTILIYMTDNGSGGGLSEDGKLGFNKGFRGRKGQRTEGGHRVPFFIRWKDGKIKGGKDLNELTAHVDLIPTLAGLCNLEIPEGMKLDGIDFSPLLLNNGKLDDKRTVFVHTRQDYRTPHDKEDTAILNEKWRLVNGKELYDIEADKHQDIDVASGNKEVVEGLLSQNKAFLDVAKSGYEYQQFPVSTIGNDSQKEIKLTIQHAIGEDGGIWKPEQVASGMKNRNNTHPIKVEKAGRYKISCMRWPKECAGPILGIPTENPKNQYEYKTMHPEKVRIQIANQIKEQTVEGDMQSADFILNLEEGKTMLVNDFIEKGETFGVYYTYIEYLGK; from the coding sequence ATGAATAGATTTAGACACACTGCACTTATGTTATTAGTAGCATTATTCGTTACTAAAGGATTTGCACAAGAAGAGAAACCGCCTAATGTAATTTTGGTGATGACAGATGATCAAGGTATAGGTGATTTAGGATGTCATGGTAATCCATGGATAAAGACACCTAACATAGATAAGTTCTATAAACAAGCGGTGCGCATGACCGATTTTCATGTAAGCCCTATGTGTACACCAACCCGTGCAGCTTTAATGACGGGAAGGTATCCGGTAAATAATGGTACGTGGGCAACTTACAAAGGCCGCGATGCTTTAGCGGAAAATGCAAATACCATGGCAGATGTATTTAAAAAGAACGGGTATAAAACCGCCATGTTCGGCAAGTGGCATTTGGGAGACAATTATCCGTCAAGACCTACAGACAGCGGTTTTGATGTAGCTTTACATCATAAAGCAGGTGGAGTAGGAGAGCTATCCGATTATTGGGGAAACAGTTATAATGATGATGTGTATTACGTTAATAACGAGCCTAAACAATTTTCAGGGTATTGTACAGATGTTTGGTTTCAAGAAGCCATGGGTTTTATGGACAAAAATAAAGATGCTCCGTTCTTTCTTTACCTACCAACCAATGCACCTCATAGCCCCTTTATTGTTACAGAAAAGTACGCGGCTCCTTATCGGCATTTAGTAGGAGATAAAATTGTTGGAGCTGAATTCTACGGAATGATAACCAATATAGATGAGAACTTTGGAAAACTAGAAGCTTACTTAAAAGAGAAAAAACTAGCAGATAACACCATACTGATTTACATGACGGACAATGGTTCTGGAGGAGGGCTTAGTGAAGATGGTAAGTTAGGGTTCAATAAAGGGTTTAGAGGGAGAAAAGGCCAACGTACGGAAGGAGGTCATCGGGTTCCTTTCTTTATCCGCTGGAAAGATGGGAAGATAAAAGGAGGAAAGGACCTGAATGAATTAACGGCACATGTGGATTTGATCCCCACTTTAGCCGGACTTTGTAATCTTGAAATTCCTGAAGGCATGAAGTTAGATGGAATCGATTTTTCGCCTTTACTACTTAATAACGGAAAGTTAGATGATAAAAGAACAGTGTTTGTTCATACTCGTCAAGATTATCGTACGCCGCATGATAAAGAAGATACCGCTATACTAAATGAGAAATGGCGATTGGTAAACGGTAAGGAGCTTTACGATATAGAGGCCGATAAACATCAAGATATAGATGTAGCATCAGGAAATAAGGAAGTGGTAGAAGGACTTTTGTCTCAAAACAAGGCGTTTTTAGATGTGGCAAAATCAGGTTACGAATACCAGCAATTTCCGGTGAGTACTATTGGGAATGACAGTCAAAAGGAAATTAAGCTAACCATCCAGCACGCTATTGGAGAAGACGGTGGAATCTGGAAACCTGAGCAAGTAGCATCAGGAATGAAAAATAGAAACAATACACATCCAATAAAAGTGGAGAAAGCCGGCAGGTATAAAATATCGTGTATGCGTTGGCCCAAAGAATGTGCTGGACCTATTTTGGGTATTCCTACGGAGAATCCAAAAAACCAGTATGAATATAAAACTATGCATCCAGAGAAAGTGCGTATTCAGATTGCTAATCAAATTAAAGAACAAACTGTTGAAGGAGATATGCAGAGCGCAGATTTTATTTTAAATCTAGAAGAAGGCAAAACTATGCTGGTAAATGACTTCATTGAAAAGGGAGAAACCTTTGGCGTGTATTACACCTACATTGAATACCTAGGCAAATAA